GCTGTATCCGGGGTTGAAGTTTTAGCGGAACTTGTGTCAAAATTCTTTTATATACTTATTAAACTGTTGAATGAGTCAGTTATACTGATTGAAAAACTTCCTTATTCTATTTCAGATGGTGTTTATGTTACAATTACACAAACCTGGCTTGTTTATGCCATGATTATTTCAGGAATAGCTTTTTTTGTCATCAAAAAAAATAAATATCTGTTAATGATTTTAACTGTTTTCATTGTTTTTTTAATAGCCCGGTTACCTGAAAAGTGGAACAATAATAAACAACAAAAGTTCATTGTTTACAATATTAAGGGCCATTCGGCAATTAATTTTATAAATGGGGGCATGAATACAATTATTTCGGATTTATCGCTTATTAATAACAAGAGTAAGATTCAATTTCATATGCGCAATAACTGGATAAAGCTGGGTGTGAATAAGGAGAACTTCCTGGATTCAGACAAAATTAAAAACGAAATTTTCTCAATTAAGCATGAAAGCGGGTTATTTACCAAAGGAAATTTCTTCAAATTTAATCGGATTAGTGTAGGATGGATTAATAATAAAACACAATTAGCTGTAAATCCAGTACATAAAATCAAACTGGATTATATCATCCTTTCAGATAATACGCGCTTTAAAATTAGTGAAGTGATGAAGAATTTTGAGGTAAAAAAAATAATAATAGATTCATCTAATTCTGTGTATAAGGCTAAACAGTATGCTGAGCAGTGTTCAGCGTTGCGAATTGATTATCATTCTGTTTATGAAAGTGGTGCTTTTATTGCGGATATTCAAACACATTTTAAAACAAATGCTTTTGCAGGATTTTGGCACTTTTAATAGTATAGCGGATGGAATTTCACTTGCATTTTACTGTTTAATTCAATTGCCGGCATTGGAATTCTGAATGCACTTAAAATATAGAAGGTTTTTTTCAAAAATTTACTGGATGTTTTAATGTTTTGAAGATTTATATCGGGAGATATAAAAAATCTTCTGTATGCAGTATATCCATAGTTGTTATTGTCCCGGGGGCTTCCATATACCATTTGGGAAGCAGCGTAACCTGTAGCAATATTCAACCATTTTGGGTAATTACTATCATGGGGTAAGAAAGCAGATAGGTTAAATGATAACCAGTAACTCTGTCCATTATAATCTTTTAGCATTTGTTCGGGTAAACTTTTTCCAAAAGTTTGTGGTCTGAGTGGGGCATAGGCAGTGGTATGAAAAGAATATTTCGGCATTATTCTGATTTCATTCCAAGCTAGTTGTTGTGCAATAAGAAATGTAGAACCAGCCATATTAAAACCAAAATCACTCCATGATGCACCATAATCATCACTAAAACCATCAAAAACTTCAATAGGAGCTTGCAAAACAACACCAAGCATACCACCAATCCAAATTGATTGAATTCTATCCATACCTGACCATAGAAGCATATCTACCCCTAATCTGCTTTGTTGAAAGGCACTCCAAAAATGTCCACTTTTATCTATTTGATTCCAGTGATCCATATCATTATAGAAATGAAAAGAAGTTCCTGTTTCCTTACTGTACCAGGCTTTATTGAGAAGGTATAAACTACCACCAAATCCAATTGCAAAGCCTCCTGCTAATTTATGAAGCCTTGATTTATTAATTGTAGAAGATTTTAAACTGTCCTTTTCTGAGTGGTTAACAGGAGTTTGAGCCTTACAATAGAGATTTGCAAAGAAAAGAAAAGCGAAAATGAACAATAAAAATATTCTCACGAATTAGGTTATAGCTAACAAAGGTAATTATTATTTAAGTTGAATTTAGATTGAACATCAACACTGATTTTCATTCTTTACTAATGATTTGATAAAACTTAGAATTTTTTTAAAAATTTTTCAATGGTTCTATTTAATTGAATTTTTGATCCATTTGCTAATAACCATTCGCAAAATGTGTAAATAACGCTACATTTTTATAAACTTAAATTTTTCTTTTCTGTACCAAATATTGAAAATTAGGAATTTAAGCAGGATGAATAGAAGGCACAATTTTTAAATAAATTAAGAAAGTAAATGCATAAAGAAACAATAAAACAGGAAGAAAGCATGAAATTTCTATTCATTTTAACTTTATTCTTTACAATCACAGGTATTGTTTTTACTCACAATAGTTATGCATTTACAGAAATAGAGCAAATAAGGACCAGCAGCGTTTATAATTCAAAAACTGTGGAGGATTTTACCTTTAACCTTAATTCAATTGGGTTTATAGGGAATTCATTTGCTGCTTCTCCATCAAGTCCATCCTCTTGTATGGATGCAGTAATTGTAAATTGTAAGGAGATTCAGTTATCATGGACAACGGGTAATGGTCAGGGGAGGCTAATTGTAGCAAGCAAAGAAAATCCGGTAAACGCATTTCCTATTAACGGGAATTCATACAAAGCAAGCTCAATTTTTGGAAAAGGGGAGGATTTAGGGAAAGGTAATTTTGTGGTGTACAAAGGTTCTGGCAACAATACTACACTATCTATTGAAGAGGAATCTACTTATTATTTCTCGATTTTTGAGTATAATGAGCATGAAAAGAAATTGTTATACCTAAGCCATGAATACCCAAGCAAGAAAATTATCATGGATCAGGTTTTTGTTGAAAACACTATGGAATCTGAGCTGTTTGCTTGTAATGAAAGCCAATTGGTACTTGATGTTGGAGAAGGTTATTTTTCCTATAAATGGAGCAATGGTTCAGAAAATCAAAAAACAACAATTGATTCTCCAGTTGATTTTGAGCAAAGCTTTTATAGTGTAACTGTTTTCAATGAGAATGGTTGCTCTAAAAGTATTCCGGTAAAAATAGCCTATATGAATTGTGACAAAGTTAATGGGAATACAAGCGATACTGATTTTGAAGTATATCCCAACCCGGTTAATCGTATTTTAACTTTAAGAATGAAAGATAGCCCCACAAACAATTACAAGAGCAATTTGAATGATGAAATTGAACTCAAAACAAGTGTACGTGTTATAGATTTATTGGGCAATATAAAATATTACGAGAGCTTAAGTTTTTATGCTCAAAGCAAAAATATTTACCTGGGAAATCTGGAACAAGGTATTTATTTATTGCAAATAGAAAACAAAGAAAAAGTTGAAACCCGGAAAATAATTATAAGAAGATAAGTTATAGAAAATACACCTTTTATTGTTACTAATGTTGAAGATGAAAACTAGTGTTCTCTTATTTAAATCAGGAATAATTTTATTGATATTATTCACTATTTGTGAGAATTCATTGGCACAAATTCACAAAATAACTATTGGGGAAATAAACTACAAGTCTGATAAAAGTATGGATTCGGGTGATTGGGTAGAGTTATGGAACTATGGAAACCAGACCATCGATATTTCAAACTGGATTTTGCAGGGTGAAAAATTCAATGAATTTTATATTATTCCCCAGGGTACAACAATTGGTTCTAATAAACGCAAGGTTTTAGTAAGAGATGCGGTGATGTTTCAGCAAATTTACCCAGGTGTTGATTTTTTAGGTCCTTTTGTATTTAGATTAAGTGGGAAGGGTCAGCCAATAAGGCTTTATGATAATTTCAATATGCTTTATTTGGAAATGGCTTATAATGATACCCTGCCATTTCCAAAAACTCCGGATGGACATGGAAAAACTTTGGAGTTAATTGACCCTGAAAGTGATTTGAATGATGGTGAAAATTGGTTCGCAGGATGCATATTGGGATCTCCGGGAAGCCAATTTAAACCTTGTTTCACAAACTTGGTTTTTAGTGAAATAAATCACTCATCAGACGATCTTTTAGATGCCGGGGATTGGGTTGAGATCAGGAATGTTGGTAATGTAGAGGTAAATGTAACAAATTGGACTTTTAAAAACAGAAAGGATACACTTACAAATGAGTTTAAAATACCTGCCAATACTATTGTACAACCTGGAGAGCATTTAATTTTAGCCAAAAAAAATAAATTCAGCGATTAT
This window of the Bacteroidota bacterium genome carries:
- a CDS encoding DUF2279 domain-containing protein is translated as MNKSRLHKLAGGFAIGFGGSLYLLNKAWYSKETGTSFHFYNDMDHWNQIDKSGHFWSAFQQSRLGVDMLLWSGMDRIQSIWIGGMLGVVLQAPIEVFDGFSDDYGASWSDFGFNMAGSTFLIAQQLAWNEIRIMPKYSFHTTAYAPLRPQTFGKSLPEQMLKDYNGQSYWLSFNLSAFLPHDSNYPKWLNIATGYAASQMVYGSPRDNNNYGYTAYRRFFISPDINLQNIKTSSKFLKKTFYILSAFRIPMPAIELNSKMQVKFHPLYY
- a CDS encoding T9SS type A sorting domain-containing protein, encoding MHKETIKQEESMKFLFILTLFFTITGIVFTHNSYAFTEIEQIRTSSVYNSKTVEDFTFNLNSIGFIGNSFAASPSSPSSCMDAVIVNCKEIQLSWTTGNGQGRLIVASKENPVNAFPINGNSYKASSIFGKGEDLGKGNFVVYKGSGNNTTLSIEEESTYYFSIFEYNEHEKKLLYLSHEYPSKKIIMDQVFVENTMESELFACNESQLVLDVGEGYFSYKWSNGSENQKTTIDSPVDFEQSFYSVTVFNENGCSKSIPVKIAYMNCDKVNGNTSDTDFEVYPNPVNRILTLRMKDSPTNNYKSNLNDEIELKTSVRVIDLLGNIKYYESLSFYAQSKNIYLGNLEQGIYLLQIENKEKVETRKIIIRR
- a CDS encoding lamin tail domain-containing protein, coding for MKTSVLLFKSGIILLILFTICENSLAQIHKITIGEINYKSDKSMDSGDWVELWNYGNQTIDISNWILQGEKFNEFYIIPQGTTIGSNKRKVLVRDAVMFQQIYPGVDFLGPFVFRLSGKGQPIRLYDNFNMLYLEMAYNDTLPFPKTPDGHGKTLELIDPESDLNDGENWFAGCILGSPGSQFKPCFTNLVFSEINHSSDDLLDAGDWVEIRNVGNVEVNVTNWTFKNRKDTLTNEFKIPANTIVQPGEHLILAKKNKFSDYYPDVPNVVKPFEFGIRSHQEILKLYDENGKIYTSMFYNNLAPWPVNAGNNGITLELLDSSKSLCSATNWFDGCVGGSPGAYYSPVCLYNSINKYSVNNKEDKIYPNPFKTSTHIEIKTGGENRENLKLVVYDFTGRAVSTEFYPEKDINHLGEGWVKITFERKSIDPGMYFYRLYSQSNLTLSTGKLMIEN